A section of the Dehalobacter sp. DCM genome encodes:
- a CDS encoding DUF2207 domain-containing protein: protein MKRIIVSVQSKMKLFLSVLLGALLFLTVLPNNAQADPSLTMKQVVVDAQVLPDASMRVTERITVDFSGQWKGFYIKIPQGDTPIREIKVKENGKAYTFNPGTEYGPAGTYLTKKEGNQILIDWSITAADEVRTFDVSYRVINAVKIHSDTAELYRKFIGEANGNKIANVQVNLILPPGAEKYQQGEAIRIWGHGPLNGEVEFSGPDTIFWSTKNLPPYTFLEGRVVMPSALFPKAPTAAYTKRAALAAILAEEERWADDANQERLMAKVEYLGGAGIVAGALASIFLLWRKFGRSHKAGFSGDYYRELPGSYSPAELSVLWNFNKMKPQDITATILDLARRKFLHLQEETVEERKLLGTKAVTAYRLRFLPAPEASALRKPEEAVLSPHEQKLITFLQNDIGSGNESIYLTDIEKYAKKNGALFFQFWKEWTSAVQVQGAEYEFFDHNGKMPGLTVLAGLGLFIAGSALLAQKGAGAVGFALVIAGALFLFIPRSFKRRSISGQEDYVRWQAFKKFLLHFSEMQRHEIPSLIIWEHYLVFAVTLGVAKEVIKQLELVFPNMEDGDYRFGNGWMTYGAYNNLNSLNNSFEGIGSTFDRALQSAQKAVSKQSSGSGGGGGFSGGGGGGGGGSSYGGRS, encoded by the coding sequence ATGAAAAGAATAATCGTTTCTGTTCAAAGCAAAATGAAGTTGTTCTTATCTGTTTTATTGGGAGCACTGCTCTTCCTGACCGTTCTTCCCAATAACGCGCAGGCCGATCCTTCCTTGACTATGAAACAGGTCGTGGTGGATGCCCAGGTTCTGCCGGACGCTTCCATGCGGGTAACAGAAAGAATTACGGTTGATTTTTCCGGGCAGTGGAAAGGCTTCTATATCAAAATTCCACAGGGCGATACCCCGATCAGAGAAATAAAAGTAAAGGAAAACGGAAAGGCTTATACCTTCAATCCCGGAACCGAATACGGACCTGCCGGAACCTATCTGACCAAAAAAGAAGGCAATCAAATCCTGATCGACTGGAGCATCACCGCTGCCGATGAAGTCCGCACCTTTGATGTGTCCTACCGGGTGATTAATGCCGTGAAAATTCACAGTGACACAGCGGAATTGTACCGCAAATTTATCGGTGAAGCGAACGGGAATAAAATAGCCAATGTCCAAGTGAACCTAATATTGCCGCCGGGAGCGGAAAAATATCAGCAGGGTGAAGCAATAAGAATCTGGGGACACGGCCCTCTAAACGGAGAAGTAGAATTTTCCGGGCCGGACACCATCTTCTGGTCAACCAAAAACCTGCCGCCCTATACCTTTTTAGAAGGCAGGGTCGTCATGCCTTCAGCTCTGTTCCCTAAAGCACCGACAGCAGCTTATACCAAACGGGCAGCACTGGCGGCGATCCTGGCGGAAGAAGAACGCTGGGCTGACGATGCTAATCAGGAGCGGCTGATGGCCAAAGTGGAATACCTCGGAGGAGCCGGCATCGTTGCAGGTGCTCTGGCAAGCATATTTCTACTGTGGCGCAAATTTGGACGCAGCCATAAAGCCGGTTTCAGCGGGGATTACTACCGCGAACTGCCGGGAAGTTACAGCCCGGCTGAATTAAGTGTTCTGTGGAACTTTAATAAAATGAAGCCCCAGGATATTACGGCAACCATCCTGGATCTGGCCCGGCGAAAATTTTTGCATTTGCAGGAGGAAACGGTCGAAGAACGCAAATTATTAGGCACCAAAGCTGTGACCGCCTATCGCCTGCGCTTCCTGCCCGCACCGGAGGCTTCTGCTCTGAGAAAACCGGAGGAAGCCGTTTTAAGTCCTCATGAACAGAAATTGATTACATTTCTCCAAAATGATATCGGCAGTGGCAATGAATCCATTTATTTGACCGATATCGAGAAATACGCCAAGAAGAATGGCGCGTTATTCTTTCAATTCTGGAAAGAATGGACCTCCGCTGTCCAGGTTCAGGGAGCAGAATATGAATTCTTTGATCACAACGGTAAGATGCCTGGTTTAACCGTATTGGCCGGACTGGGACTATTCATCGCGGGCAGTGCCCTGCTGGCGCAGAAGGGTGCCGGAGCAGTCGGATTTGCCCTGGTTATCGCCGGAGCGTTATTCCTGTTTATTCCCCGTTCGTTTAAGCGACGTTCTATCTCGGGACAGGAAGATTATGTGCGTTGGCAGGCGTTTAAGAAATTCCTGCTGCATTTTTCAGAAATGCAGCGTCACGAAATTCCAAGCCTGATCATCTGGGAACATTATCTCGTCTTTGCTGTTACGCTGGGAGTGGCCAAAGAAGTAATCAAACAGCTGGAACTGGTATTTCCCAATATGGAGGATGGGGACTACCGCTTTGGCAACGGTTGGATGACCTACGGGGCCTACAACAATTTAAACAGCTTAAACAATTCTTTCGAAGGGATCGGAAGTACTTTTGACCGTGCTCTGCAATCAGCTCAGAAGGCAGTCAGCAAACAATCCTCCGGCTCCGGCGGCGGCGGGGGATTCTCCGGCGGCGGTGGCGGTGGCGGCGGCGGTTCCAGTTATGGTGGGCGCAGCTGA
- a CDS encoding zinc ribbon domain-containing protein, producing the protein MENNQNTLAGIEVYKLAPADIDHLFRRSGFNGNNLSPFRYNAEQAAVSSPSEGFKDIAGNPKFQQMARQLLEPNLRIEFNSGGGSAADDKYYALLVAESQGVLAQFTDSEQNILLVLFPDWEAFLNWWAGAYASKGMSGYQKVFPSAMEVEVLVCALHCIDIYRRSYMESMLDYRSGVNLTLTTQDFVQLLKRSLGSKDIRWLLPTLFEITPGLKNSSIALKPEHIQRVAELGFLTDKEGIITLAERSRIMGTEFITSWMGSFACQAMALINGEERSVSRVFMAMTAFTNHLISFESGGSGETRFRHQASNAQELINTLGQWMKALQKAIGNPAAGEKDAAQSKPEAPKKTEKNSAQNSAPNSALNNAPKVKFCGQCGTEIKPGKKFCGNCGTAV; encoded by the coding sequence ATGGAGAATAACCAAAACACACTGGCCGGCATCGAAGTATATAAGCTGGCACCGGCAGATATTGATCATTTATTCAGACGCTCAGGTTTTAACGGGAATAATCTTTCTCCTTTTCGTTACAATGCAGAGCAGGCTGCGGTCAGCTCGCCTTCCGAAGGGTTTAAGGACATAGCCGGTAACCCAAAATTTCAACAGATGGCTCGCCAATTGTTGGAACCGAATTTAAGAATTGAGTTCAACAGCGGTGGAGGCAGTGCCGCTGACGACAAATATTACGCGTTGCTTGTAGCGGAGAGTCAGGGAGTATTAGCGCAGTTTACCGACTCTGAGCAAAATATACTGCTTGTGCTGTTTCCGGATTGGGAAGCATTTCTAAACTGGTGGGCCGGAGCTTACGCATCCAAGGGTATGAGCGGTTATCAGAAGGTGTTCCCGAGTGCTATGGAAGTCGAAGTCTTAGTTTGTGCTTTGCACTGTATTGATATTTACCGGCGTTCTTATATGGAAAGTATGCTGGATTATCGCAGCGGGGTAAATTTAACACTGACTACCCAGGATTTTGTGCAGCTTTTAAAACGTTCTCTGGGCAGTAAAGATATTCGGTGGCTGCTACCAACACTGTTTGAAATAACCCCAGGTTTGAAAAACAGCAGCATCGCCTTAAAACCGGAACATATCCAACGGGTCGCGGAATTAGGATTTCTTACGGATAAGGAAGGGATCATAACCTTAGCTGAACGCTCCAGAATCATGGGGACAGAATTCATCACCAGCTGGATGGGATCGTTTGCTTGCCAGGCTATGGCCTTAATCAACGGGGAAGAAAGAAGTGTATCCCGGGTATTTATGGCAATGACGGCGTTCACCAATCACTTGATTTCCTTTGAAAGCGGGGGAAGCGGAGAGACCCGTTTTCGCCACCAAGCCAGTAACGCCCAGGAGCTGATTAATACGCTTGGACAATGGATGAAGGCCCTGCAAAAAGCAATCGGTAATCCTGCAGCCGGTGAAAAGGATGCGGCTCAGTCAAAACCGGAAGCTCCGAAAAAAACAGAGAAAAATAGTGCACAAAACAGTGCCCCAAACAGTGCTCTAAATAATGCACCTAAAGTAAAATTCTGCGGTCAGTGCGGTACGGAAATCAAACCTGGAAAAAAATTCTGTGGCAACTGCGGAACCGCAGTGTGA
- a CDS encoding histidine kinase N-terminal 7TM domain-containing diguanylate cyclase has translation MFVYQVLLVVSILLMLVLISLIALKNKKRQIHYAVMVIAISLFIWNTSVLCLISYPGTPWIVTVSEKMYFTGIIFVSLATLFTGLIFAQTRIRFSWKHALLLIVPVISLVVLFTNAYHHFFYTTFSLIPSEQDFGFYYTIHTVYSYLCIGIGLVCFLNFAVKNYGFFSKQAILIFSALLISLIADSFSTFHIFNWSAAVENVVFSVTIIIIILAMVKYKFLSVVPIALQKVVDIISDVYVVFSEDDEIIDFNHAFEMTWSGVSRKTGIRAVMKLNCPDFDAEKFGCLVSQAIREQTKVSMEISRPSSDGVKYYLGEITPVMVKGSHVGTIILIKDITEQKRNLEEVIRLNEKLQSLATKDWLTQAYNRYFFDERLEQEIERVGKIQAKGGETINTDYSFGLIMFDIDYFKIYNDLNGHQAGDELLQTIVNIVKEVLFSNDILCRYGGEEFAVICCHTKAKGVEIAAEKIKKTVETYEFKYQHTQPEGNLTISVGTAYYAPPCFNKNDLIQKADQNLYLSKKTGRNKVVFDDMQI, from the coding sequence ATGTTTGTATATCAAGTGCTTTTAGTGGTGTCCATCCTGTTGATGCTGGTTTTAATCTCATTGATCGCCTTAAAAAATAAGAAAAGACAGATTCACTATGCCGTGATGGTGATTGCAATCAGCCTGTTTATCTGGAATACGTCCGTGTTATGCCTGATTTCCTATCCGGGAACACCGTGGATAGTGACTGTCAGTGAAAAAATGTATTTTACCGGTATTATTTTTGTGTCGCTGGCAACCTTATTCACCGGCTTGATCTTTGCTCAGACCCGAATCAGGTTTTCCTGGAAACATGCGCTGCTGCTGATTGTGCCGGTGATTTCCTTGGTCGTTTTATTTACCAACGCTTACCATCATTTTTTTTACACGACGTTCAGCCTGATCCCGTCCGAACAGGACTTTGGGTTTTATTACACCATTCATACGGTCTATTCCTATTTATGTATCGGAATTGGCCTTGTTTGTTTTTTGAATTTTGCTGTTAAAAATTATGGTTTTTTTTCCAAGCAGGCCATACTTATTTTTTCCGCCCTTTTGATCTCCCTAATTGCTGATTCATTCAGCACGTTTCATATCTTTAACTGGTCTGCGGCTGTGGAGAACGTCGTTTTTTCGGTTACCATTATCATTATTATTCTCGCTATGGTGAAATATAAATTTTTAAGCGTCGTTCCCATTGCTTTGCAAAAAGTTGTTGATATCATTTCCGATGTCTATGTGGTTTTCAGTGAAGACGATGAAATCATCGATTTCAATCATGCGTTTGAAATGACGTGGTCCGGAGTTTCCAGAAAAACCGGGATCCGTGCAGTTATGAAGCTAAACTGCCCTGATTTTGACGCGGAGAAGTTTGGCTGTTTGGTCAGTCAGGCGATCCGGGAGCAGACAAAAGTAAGCATGGAAATAAGCCGGCCGTCCAGTGACGGTGTGAAATATTATCTGGGGGAAATCACTCCGGTTATGGTCAAAGGAAGTCATGTGGGGACTATTATCCTCATCAAGGATATTACGGAACAAAAAAGGAACCTGGAAGAAGTGATTCGACTGAATGAAAAGTTACAGAGCCTGGCGACGAAAGACTGGCTTACTCAGGCTTACAACCGCTATTTTTTTGACGAGCGGCTGGAGCAGGAAATCGAGCGGGTCGGCAAAATACAAGCCAAGGGTGGGGAAACCATAAATACTGACTATTCTTTCGGTTTGATCATGTTCGATATTGACTATTTCAAGATATATAATGATTTGAACGGGCATCAGGCCGGGGACGAATTATTGCAAACCATTGTCAACATAGTGAAAGAAGTTCTTTTTTCTAATGACATCCTGTGCCGTTACGGTGGGGAGGAATTTGCGGTGATCTGCTGCCATACAAAGGCCAAAGGGGTGGAAATTGCAGCTGAAAAGATCAAGAAAACTGTGGAAACCTATGAATTCAAGTATCAGCATACTCAGCCGGAAGGCAATCTGACTATCAGTGTCGGCACCGCCTACTACGCACCGCCTTGTTTCAATAAAAACGATTTGATCCAAAAGGCCGACCAGAATCTTTATCTGTCCAAAAAAACCGGAAGGAATAAGGTTGTATTTGATGACATGCAAATTTGA
- a CDS encoding ferritin family protein produces MPDFGHPFSGLAKEKKLTDAELIRAIRFMVSAEYEAIQLYMQLAESTDNKLAIEVLKDIADEERVHAGEFLRLLKELAPDEEKFYAEGAEEVEEEIEKLQGSLCCS; encoded by the coding sequence ATGCCAGACTTTGGACATCCATTTTCAGGACTTGCAAAAGAAAAGAAGCTTACCGACGCTGAATTGATCAGAGCAATTCGTTTTATGGTATCAGCTGAGTATGAGGCAATTCAGCTTTATATGCAGCTTGCAGAATCTACCGATAACAAATTGGCCATTGAGGTGCTTAAGGATATAGCCGATGAAGAAAGGGTTCATGCCGGTGAATTCCTTCGCCTTCTGAAAGAATTGGCTCCTGATGAAGAGAAATTTTATGCTGAAGGTGCCGAGGAAGTTGAAGAAGAAATAGAGAAACTGCAGGGTTCCCTTTGCTGTTCCTAA
- a CDS encoding twin-arginine translocase TatA/TatE family subunit, producing the protein MLTTFGMITPMVAVIGLVIVLVIVGPGKLPGLGKALGQGIKDFKNETKGDAERDS; encoded by the coding sequence ATGTTGACTACATTTGGAATGATTACCCCCATGGTGGCTGTGATCGGGTTAGTGATTGTTTTGGTGATTGTGGGACCCGGAAAACTGCCTGGACTTGGTAAGGCCTTGGGACAAGGGATTAAAGATTTTAAAAATGAAACAAAAGGGGATGCAGAAAGGGACAGTTAG
- a CDS encoding LemA family protein, producing MTGVFIAIGVVVVLLAVFMIGTYNGLVQLRQRVQNSWSQVDIQLKRRYDLIPNLVNAVKGYAQHEKATFENVTQARNMAMAAGNIKEQSQAENMLSGALKSLFAVAEAYPELKANTNFLQLQTELTDTESKIAYSRQFYNDTVQKLNTKIEVFPNNLVAGMLGFGIVDYFTLQGENQARQAVKVEF from the coding sequence ATGACAGGTGTTTTTATAGCTATCGGGGTCGTTGTGGTATTATTGGCCGTATTTATGATCGGCACCTACAACGGTCTGGTACAATTGCGGCAAAGGGTCCAAAATTCCTGGTCGCAGGTAGATATTCAGCTGAAGAGGCGTTATGATTTAATTCCTAATCTGGTTAACGCAGTCAAGGGGTATGCTCAGCATGAAAAAGCGACTTTCGAAAATGTGACCCAGGCCAGGAATATGGCCATGGCCGCCGGCAATATTAAGGAACAGTCCCAGGCGGAAAATATGCTGAGCGGTGCTTTAAAGTCTTTGTTTGCGGTGGCGGAAGCGTATCCGGAATTGAAAGCCAATACGAATTTTCTGCAATTGCAGACCGAGCTAACCGATACGGAAAGCAAGATTGCTTACTCCCGGCAATTCTATAATGATACTGTGCAAAAATTAAACACCAAGATCGAAGTGTTCCCCAATAACCTGGTCGCCGGCATGCTGGGGTTTGGGATTGTCGATTATTTTACGCTGCAGGGAGAAAATCAGGCCCGCCAAGCGGTCAAGGTCGAATTTTAA
- a CDS encoding putative immunity protein — protein sequence MPKAKKMLSDWKAPYIQSLMKLIETQSKETLAIWAVDYSERVILPLWYKSYPNDLRPHNALNAARAWLSGTIKLTQAKSAILECHAAAREADGNPVAQAAARTIGQCASTIHSARHCIGLAFYGALAVAYDRLKTNEPWGQIELCAAEECGRMEADLRAIAVENEQNPAKIDWKC from the coding sequence ATGCCAAAAGCAAAAAAGATGCTCAGTGACTGGAAAGCACCGTATATTCAGTCGCTGATGAAATTGATTGAGACGCAAAGTAAGGAGACGCTGGCCATTTGGGCGGTTGACTATTCCGAGCGTGTGATATTACCTCTGTGGTACAAGTCCTATCCCAATGACCTGCGCCCGCATAATGCCCTGAATGCCGCTCGTGCGTGGTTATCTGGAACAATAAAACTGACCCAAGCGAAATCGGCAATCCTGGAGTGCCATGCAGCTGCACGAGAAGCAGACGGAAATCCTGTTGCCCAGGCGGCAGCGAGGACCATCGGTCAATGCGCATCGACGATCCATTCAGCACGGCATTGTATCGGTCTTGCCTTTTATGGCGCGCTAGCGGTCGCATATGATCGGTTAAAGACGAATGAGCCATGGGGACAAATCGAGCTATGCGCTGCTGAAGAGTGCGGGCGCATGGAAGCTGATCTTCGGGCCATTGCCGTGGAAAACGAGCAAAACCCGGCAAAAATCGATTGGAAATGCTGA
- a CDS encoding methylated-DNA--[protein]-cysteine S-methyltransferase: MVYSTRYTSPLGTITLACDGEKLVGLWIEGQKYHGGTLSEKMAEMNDVPVFDAAKKWLNRYFAGHKPAISELPLAPIGGDFRQGVWNILCEIPYGEVITYGDIAKKMAARMNKESMSSQAVGGAVGHNPISIIIPCHRVVGANGSLTGYAGGISKKIKLLELEGVNMSRLFVPAKGTAL; this comes from the coding sequence ATGGTTTATTCTACACGATACACGTCACCCCTAGGTACCATTACCCTTGCCTGTGACGGAGAAAAACTGGTTGGTTTATGGATAGAAGGGCAAAAATACCACGGCGGTACGCTATCCGAAAAGATGGCCGAAATGAATGATGTGCCCGTATTTGACGCTGCAAAAAAATGGCTGAATAGATATTTCGCCGGTCATAAGCCAGCCATATCTGAATTGCCCTTAGCCCCCATTGGCGGCGATTTTCGCCAAGGCGTATGGAACATTTTATGTGAAATACCCTACGGCGAGGTAATCACCTATGGCGACATTGCCAAAAAAATGGCCGCAAGAATGAACAAAGAGAGCATGTCAAGTCAAGCTGTCGGCGGAGCCGTTGGCCATAACCCCATATCAATTATCATCCCATGTCATCGGGTAGTAGGAGCAAATGGCAGTCTCACAGGTTATGCAGGAGGCATTAGTAAGAAAATCAAATTACTTGAACTGGAAGGCGTTAATATGTCGCGATTGTTTGTTCCTGCAAAAGGTACGGCACTCTAA
- a CDS encoding oxidoreductase, producing MSLSRRQFLTGIGAAAGLVAAGAVGLTGCSPSEQTASSGSGSTSGNAAGNAAGGANSGEMIPAAYLNPQDYDYRQNTTDLKTLFSPLKIGPLNLNHRMIKSAAGSATYLAGLTDELLQYYIQFAKGGVEFIWVEGIAALEPPVDGKNTPAATIAFGKKLVKECGKYGAKLGYQWAQFPMKAVGDMTAADIAAAEARGAAIAKQMQQMGFVALEINAAGFNLGEQFLSRYHNVRTDKYGPSTLENRARFVTECIDKIKSACGKDFVVQLLIDCIEENDNLDNNATLMWLDNAVSAPHNKVTTIEEGIGLAKLFEAAGCDAMHLRLGPLGNHPCQFGSDLYFILNGIEGATGYGTQFDFTRHWQGQLIGNHSGAGMLIDIVGRYKKELKIPCGTVTYMDPAHAPDFFEKALADGKVDFYLMNRPLTVDTEYVNKLKAKRIDEIAPCTRCLHCHSGSNEMNRMMAYCRVNALTQRVMTKTGPKTYELEPAAKVKKVMVIGGGPAGMEAARIAAARGHKVTLYEKSGALGGRMIIASAIKGPHENLDDLKAYLVKQLELKGVNVVLNKEVNAALIKSEAPDAVILAVGALPGKVGAEGGSVPILNYDDFTGDKTGEKVVVFGSNAQAFDCALWLTVHKKKVTIVTPNPNEDLDKQQSQHAHRFMTTALYSLGVKAYPGSTIKKIGDGQVTIATDYGVDVTIAADAIINAADLLPNKSLLDGISVKETYAIGDCNAPFNIALAIRAGNDAGRAV from the coding sequence ATGAGTTTATCAAGACGTCAATTTCTGACAGGGATCGGAGCGGCTGCCGGTTTGGTTGCCGCGGGTGCAGTGGGACTTACCGGGTGCTCGCCATCTGAGCAGACGGCCAGCAGCGGTTCCGGAAGCACCTCAGGAAACGCGGCCGGCAACGCAGCCGGAGGGGCAAATTCAGGCGAAATGATCCCGGCGGCCTATCTCAATCCGCAAGATTACGATTACCGTCAAAACACCACGGACCTCAAAACACTGTTTTCACCTCTGAAGATCGGACCGCTCAATCTCAACCACCGTATGATTAAGTCCGCCGCCGGATCGGCCACTTACCTGGCGGGGCTAACCGATGAGCTGCTCCAGTACTACATACAATTTGCCAAGGGCGGCGTTGAGTTCATTTGGGTCGAAGGCATTGCCGCGTTAGAACCGCCTGTAGACGGTAAGAATACACCCGCGGCAACAATTGCGTTTGGGAAGAAACTGGTTAAGGAGTGCGGCAAATATGGCGCTAAACTGGGATATCAGTGGGCGCAGTTTCCGATGAAAGCGGTTGGCGACATGACTGCTGCAGACATTGCAGCCGCAGAGGCCCGTGGTGCAGCCATTGCGAAGCAAATGCAGCAAATGGGCTTTGTTGCTTTGGAAATCAACGCCGCTGGTTTTAACCTTGGCGAGCAGTTCCTTTCCCGCTATCATAACGTCCGTACCGATAAATACGGCCCAAGCACTTTAGAAAACCGCGCGCGCTTTGTGACCGAATGCATTGATAAAATCAAAAGCGCCTGCGGCAAGGACTTTGTGGTTCAACTCTTGATCGACTGCATTGAAGAAAACGACAACCTTGATAACAACGCCACCCTGATGTGGTTAGATAACGCCGTTTCCGCTCCCCACAATAAAGTAACGACGATAGAAGAAGGTATTGGTCTTGCCAAGTTATTTGAGGCCGCCGGCTGCGATGCGATGCACCTGCGCTTAGGACCGCTCGGCAATCATCCCTGTCAATTCGGCAGCGACCTTTACTTTATCTTAAACGGCATTGAGGGTGCCACCGGCTACGGTACCCAATTTGATTTCACCCGGCATTGGCAAGGCCAGCTGATCGGCAACCACAGCGGCGCGGGCATGCTGATTGATATTGTGGGTCGCTACAAAAAAGAGCTCAAGATTCCTTGCGGCACCGTCACCTACATGGACCCGGCACATGCCCCGGATTTCTTCGAGAAAGCTCTCGCCGACGGCAAGGTTGACTTTTATCTCATGAACCGTCCGCTTACTGTTGACACCGAATACGTCAACAAACTGAAAGCAAAACGTATTGATGAAATCGCCCCCTGCACGCGCTGCCTGCACTGCCACAGCGGCTCAAACGAAATGAATCGGATGATGGCTTATTGCCGCGTGAACGCCCTGACGCAGCGCGTTATGACCAAGACTGGTCCGAAGACCTATGAGCTTGAGCCTGCTGCAAAGGTGAAGAAGGTCATGGTCATCGGCGGCGGTCCGGCCGGTATGGAAGCCGCCCGCATCGCAGCTGCCCGCGGTCACAAAGTCACACTGTATGAAAAGAGCGGCGCACTTGGCGGCAGAATGATCATTGCCAGCGCCATCAAAGGTCCTCATGAAAATCTTGACGACCTAAAGGCTTACCTGGTCAAACAGCTGGAGCTGAAGGGCGTGAACGTCGTTTTGAACAAAGAAGTCAACGCCGCGTTAATTAAGAGCGAAGCTCCCGATGCCGTAATCCTTGCAGTCGGAGCTTTGCCGGGCAAGGTGGGTGCAGAAGGCGGCAGCGTGCCAATTCTTAACTATGACGATTTCACCGGTGATAAAACCGGCGAAAAAGTCGTGGTATTTGGCTCGAACGCACAGGCTTTCGACTGCGCTTTGTGGCTGACAGTGCACAAAAAGAAGGTCACCATTGTGACGCCCAACCCGAATGAAGATCTCGACAAACAACAGTCGCAACACGCCCATCGCTTTATGACAACCGCGCTCTATTCGCTGGGGGTAAAAGCCTATCCGGGATCCACAATCAAAAAAATCGGCGACGGCCAGGTTACCATTGCAACGGATTACGGGGTTGATGTCACTATCGCCGCGGACGCGATTATCAACGCTGCCGACTTGCTGCCAAACAAGTCTTTGCTTGACGGGATTTCGGTAAAAGAGACTTACGCCATCGGCGACTGCAATGCGCCGTTTAACATCGCGTTGGCTATACGCGCCGGAAACGATGCCGGCCGTGCTGTATAA
- a CDS encoding zinc ribbon domain-containing protein — MKRNLKFCPNCGAERVPNERFCGDCGYDTQSVEPSQSPENRPIQTFSASSGMELWRRLGLLAGILVGLALFCYVTPAVVSLTAVDWEQEQAKELNSASGYVSEEDKRLSQLPLANYIQEKTDGKVTVVNNGEWLTLLTDVQLASHGQYERSAYGNRVSEEDKDPFWEAIGPVAVFFEPDEIPYTEWGLTQEDLDRSYISIDQDGQTAYFLLRYHDYSASVSAMSKPYTVAPDWLYHPYRKAGIAVLLLGLAAYIFLPRRKKEPEEIAYSTGSMLAGDLVALILLLPFYGLPFLINGGTVQAVSGFWIISAVMWFLALLCVLLFYYNAWYASYRITLTAESLSLITFRGVREYKWKDITEANFVTLRNPGWFRKLFLAMAFLSVMGGRTSTQPAGSALLAASAAYSGLEIQGTGGKPLYIWFTNQNGGVIINNFDKVLEAIEASGVRINRNMRSIEGFSMFM; from the coding sequence ATGAAGAGAAATTTGAAATTCTGCCCGAACTGCGGGGCTGAACGCGTACCAAATGAAAGATTCTGTGGGGATTGCGGATATGATACGCAATCAGTGGAACCATCCCAATCTCCTGAAAACAGACCCATTCAAACGTTTTCCGCTTCAAGCGGGATGGAATTATGGCGGCGTTTGGGCTTACTGGCGGGGATACTCGTCGGTCTGGCTCTGTTTTGCTACGTGACGCCAGCGGTGGTCAGCCTGACTGCAGTGGATTGGGAACAAGAACAGGCTAAGGAACTGAATTCGGCCAGCGGGTATGTATCGGAAGAGGATAAACGCCTGAGTCAACTGCCGTTAGCGAATTATATTCAGGAAAAAACCGACGGCAAGGTCACGGTGGTGAACAACGGCGAATGGCTGACCTTGCTTACTGACGTGCAGCTGGCCAGTCATGGTCAATATGAGCGTTCTGCCTATGGCAACCGGGTAAGTGAAGAGGACAAAGACCCTTTCTGGGAAGCGATTGGCCCGGTAGCCGTTTTTTTTGAACCGGACGAAATTCCTTATACCGAGTGGGGACTTACTCAGGAAGACTTGGATAGAAGCTATATCAGTATCGATCAGGATGGGCAAACCGCTTATTTTCTGCTGCGATATCATGACTACAGCGCCAGCGTATCGGCGATGTCCAAACCCTATACGGTGGCGCCGGACTGGCTATATCATCCTTATCGCAAAGCAGGGATCGCAGTCTTGCTCTTAGGCTTAGCGGCCTACATTTTCCTGCCCCGCCGCAAGAAAGAACCGGAGGAAATAGCGTATTCAACCGGCAGTATGCTGGCCGGGGATCTGGTGGCGTTAATCCTGCTACTGCCTTTTTACGGGCTGCCGTTTTTGATTAACGGGGGAACGGTGCAGGCGGTCAGCGGGTTCTGGATCATCAGTGCTGTGATGTGGTTTTTAGCACTCCTGTGCGTGCTGCTGTTTTATTACAATGCCTGGTATGCATCTTACCGTATCACGTTAACGGCAGAGTCGCTGTCGCTTATAACCTTCAGAGGGGTTCGGGAATACAAATGGAAAGACATAACGGAAGCAAATTTTGTTACCTTAAGAAATCCGGGTTGGTTCCGCAAATTGTTTTTAGCCATGGCATTTTTGTCTGTCATGGGAGGGCGCACCTCTACGCAGCCGGCAGGCAGTGCTTTACTGGCAGCTTCCGCAGCATACAGCGGCTTGGAAATCCAAGGTACCGGCGGTAAACCGTTATATATTTGGTTTACCAACCAAAACGGCGGCGTTATTATTAATAATTTTGACAAAGTCCTGGAAGCTATCGAGGCTTCAGGGGTTCGGATTAACCGCAATATGCGGAGTATTGAAGGATTCTCCATGTTTATGTGA
- a CDS encoding twin-arginine translocase TatA/TatE family subunit, whose amino-acid sequence MVTFGIVTPTVAVILLVLALIVIGPGKLPEAGKSLGRGLKEFKQATNEVEDTVSSTTESIKENLPKTGL is encoded by the coding sequence ATGGTTACATTTGGTATCGTCACTCCTACTGTTGCAGTCATCCTGTTAGTTCTTGCACTTATCGTTATTGGGCCGGGAAAACTGCCCGAAGCAGGGAAATCACTGGGGCGCGGCCTCAAGGAATTCAAGCAGGCAACGAACGAGGTTGAGGATACGGTGAGTAGTACAACCGAAAGTATCAAAGAAAACCTACCAAAAACGGGTCTTTGA